The segment GGCAAGAGTGACCCCACTGGGAAAACCGTCATGGAAGTGAAAGCCACGAAGAATGGATGGAATGACGACCAGAATGATCTGACGAAAATGCGTCGATACGAAATTGCTCCCGCAGAAATGTTGGCGGTCATGCAAGAAGCTCGATCGCACAATCTTGAGATTATCGGGATCTATCATTCTCATCCGAATCATCCGGCAATCCCTTCAGAATGCGATCGTGCCGCTGCCTGGTCACAGTACAGTTATGCGATCGTTTCAGTTTTGAATGGAACTTCGGCTGATCTTCAAAGCTGGAGCCTCGACGATCGGCAAGTTTTCCAACCTGAAAGCCTGCTGATAACTCCCTAGAAAACGATTGTCAACTTGTTCAGCAACGCATCATGTTAAATCCAAATCTGGACGAGATCCAGTTAACTCAAGATGATATTGCCCGATACTCCAGGCATTTAATTTTGCCGGAAGTTGGGGTCGATGGACAGAAACGCCTAAAAGCAGCCAGCGTTCTTTGTATTGGAACGGGTGGCTTGGGGTCGCCTTTATTGCTGTATCTTGCTGCTGCCGGGATTGGACGGATCGGGATTGTCGATTTTGATGTCGTCGATCACTCGAATTTGCAACGGCAAGTCATTCACGGCACATCGTGGGTCGGCAAACCGAAGATCGAATCAGCTAAGAATCGGATTCACGAAATTAATCCATTCTGCCAAGTTGATTTGTATGAAACGCGCCTCAGTTCGGAAAATGCGCTCGATATCGTCGCGCCTTACGACATCGTGGTGGATGGAACGGATAATTTCCCGACTCGGTATTTGGTCAATGATGCCTGCGTGCTGTTGAACAAACCGAATGTATATGGTTCGATTTTCCGCTTTGAAGGACAGGCAACGGTCTTTAACTACGAGGGCGGACCGAACTATCGAGATTTGTATCCAGAACCCCCGCCACCTGGATTGGTTCCGTCTTGTGCCGAAGGTGGAGTCTTGGGAATTTTGCCGGGTATTATCGGTGTGATTCAAGCGACTGAGACGGTCAAGATCATTTTGGGTACAGGCGAAACATTAAGCGGGCGACTAATGCTTTACAATGCGCTCGATATGAAGTTCCGCGAGTTGAAACTTCGCCCAAATCCAGTGCGTCCTGTGATTGAGAAATTAATCGATTACGAGATGTTCTGTGGCATTCCTCAAGCTAAAGCTGCCGAAGAACAGGAAAAAGCCAATATGCAAGAAGTGACTGTTCAGGAATTGAAGCAACTGATCGACAGTGGTGCGATCGGAAGCGAATACGTTCTTCTCGATGTCCGCAATCCAAACGAGTACGATATCGCTAAGATCCCTGGCTCTGTCTTGATTCCGCTGCCTGACATCGAAAATGGTGATGGCGTTGCGAAAGTCAAAGAATTGCTGAATGGGCACAAGCTTATTGCTCATTGCAAGATGGGAGGTCGATCGGCAAAAGCGCTCGGCATTCTCAAGTCTTCAGGAATTGATGGCATCAATGTGAAAGGTGGGATTACTGCCTGGAGCAAAGAAATCGATTCCTCTGTGCCGGAATACTAAATTAACCTGATTGGATCTTGAAGGACTCGGAGTTTTGAACGCTCCGAGTCCTTTCTAATTTCAAGATGCTCAAGCTAAGCAGATGGGCATTATTTTGCTTTGCTGAATAATCCGCCGATTTTTTCGCCCACCGAGGCGATCGCACCTTGCAGCACTCCGGGAACTCCAGGTGTCGGGCGGACGGCTAATTGAATTTCTTCGTCTTTAAATTCTTTCAAGCGATAGCCATATTCCAGCGATTCGCGCTCTTTGCGTAAGCCAGGGAAGAGACGGAATGCGCCTTTTAAGAGTTCTTCTTCGTTGGCGTAAATGGCTGCACTGATTTGAGAGGAGCGTTTTACCGCGATCGCGCCAATGGGAAACCATTGCAGTTTCTTTTTGCCCTGGACTCGGAGGTAGATCTCATATTCGGGTAGCCCTTTCGATTTGAAGTCGTCAAACTGCTTCGAGGCTTGGGCACGTTTTGCCGTCCCAGTCGTTTGCTTCTTCTCTTTATGAACCTTTTTTCCGAATCCAGGAGAGCTTGTCATAATCTCAAGTTAGAAGTGTCCTTATTAACAAAAGTTTACGACATTTTAAGGAAGTTTGGGATCAGACTGCACCGAGCAAACTTGCCATGAGCGCTTTTTGAGCGTGCATACGATTTTCGGCTTGATCCCAAACTTTCGATTGAGAGCCTTCGATCACATCCTCGGTGATTTCTTCGCCCCGATGTGCCGGAAGACAGTGCAGCACGATCGCGTCTTTGTCCGCATAGCTCATCAACTCGGAATTCACTTGGTAAGGCTGAAAAATCGGAATTCGGCTTTCGGCGAGATCCTCTTGTCCCATACTTGCCCAGACATCGGTATAGAGCACATGGGAATCTTTTGCGGCCGCGATCGGATCATCGGTTAACAGCACTTCGGATTTACCGTTGGCAATTTTTTCCGTCAGTTGCACAATTTCGGGCAGAGGTCGGTAGTCTATAGGAGTTGCAATTCGGACATTCATACCCACTAAGGCACAGCCCAACATGAGCGAATGCGCGACATTATTGCCATCTCCGACATACGTCAGCGTCAAACCGGAAAGGGTCGAAAAGGTTTCTTGAATCGTTTGTAAGTCGGCTAAAACCTGGCAAGGATGCTCTAAATCCGTCAGGGCATTGATGACTGGAATCTGCATTTCTTGAGCGAATGTGTCGAGATCTGACTGCTCAAAGGTACGAATTGCCAAGATGTCGAGGTAGCGATCGAGGACTCTTGCGGTATCTTCGATCGGTTCTCCACGGCTCACCTGAGTGGCATTCAAGGGCAAATCAAGAACTTGTCCTCCAAGGTGATACATGGCAGTTGAGAAGCTCACACGGGTTCGAGTCGAGGCTTTATAGAACAGCAATCCCAACACGGGCGGATGACCGTTGACCGTGATCCGTGGGTTTAATTTTCCAGATTTAAGCTGTGCTGCAATCTCTAGCAACTCCATCACTTCGTCTGGGCTGAGATCTGACAATTTCAATAAATCCCGTCCTTTAAGTGAACCCATATGATGCTCCTCACAAATCAAGAAATAAAAATCGCTCCTCACTTAGACAGTAAAGGAGCGTTGTTCTTTTAAGAGTAGCAAATCTACCAGGATTAGCCCCAAGTCATCGAATCTAAGACTCGTTGGATGGTGTTGCCAAATTTTTCTTGTTGCACTGCCGCTAATCCCCCAAAGAAAATCGAGGAGACTGTGAGAACGAGATAGTGAGCCAAGTGATATCCGCTTTGGTTAAAGTAAACTGCGATCGACAACGGAACCCAGGCGATGAACAGTCCAACTGCCAACCCAATTAGAAACATCAAAAATCGATTCTGAGCCATGTTTAAATTCCTCCGAATGCTAGTGAGAAACTACTAGCCCACGTCTTGCAGTTCCGCAGGCTTAACTAACAATTGCTGCATTTGCTTGCCCCGCTGAACCTGAACTTTCAAGGTTTGACCGGGTTTCACATTTTCCACCAGGGCTTGAAGCTGTTCTGCTTTAGAAATTGCTTGTCCATCAATTTCAGTGACGACATCACCTCGGCGGAAGCCAGCCGCAGCAGCCGGAGAATTTGGCACAACGCGCACGACAATCACGCCATTGACTTCAGGGACTTCAAACGGCGAATTTGGATCGGTATTGTTTTGACGCGCAATTTCAGGAGTTAAGGTCGTCATTTGCACGCCAATGTAAGGATGTGGAATCTTTTCACCCTTGGCAAGCGCATCTTTCACTGATTTCGCTTTATTGATGGGAATCGCAAACCCAATTCCCATCGCATCCGGGCGGATGGCAGTGTTAATTCCGATCACTTCGCCACGATCGTTGAGCAAGGGGCCACCCGAATTTCCGGGATTGATTGCGGCATCGGTTTGTAAGAAATCTAAGCGTTTATCGGATAAACCAATCTGAGCGCTCGATCGATGTAACGTACTGACAATTCCCAAGGTCACAGTGTTATCTAAGCCGAGAGGATTGCCAACAGCGATCGCCCAATCTCCAACTTGCACTTGGTCAGAATCGGCTAAAGGTGCAGTGGGCAGATCTTTGCCCTCAACTTTGACCACAGCTAAATCTGTCACTTCATCAAAGCCTCGGACTTTTCCTTCAAACACTCGCCCATCTTTCAAGGTCACAGTCACTTTGTCCGCGCCGTTGACGACGTGTGAGTTGGTCAGAATAATGCCGCTTTTCTCAATCACAAATCCCGATCCTTGACCGCGTAATGTCTCCGATCGTGGAGCAAAATCTTCCCCAAAGAATCGGCGAAACATGGGATCATCGAGCATCGGATCAGCGCGTCTTGTGACGGTCTTCTCGGTGTCGATTCTGACGACCGCTTTCCCCACTTTTTGCACGGCTTCCGCGACAAAGCTGCCGCGTGTAATGGCGCGTGGAGCGGGTTGTGCCGCTTCAATTGTCTCGGCTTTCACCGATTGGGGAAGCGATAGGGTAAAGCCGAACATCAGCGCGAGTGTGACGATCGCAATTTGAATTCGCCGAAGCTGATTTGAGAGTTGAGCGCGTTGCATAATTCTTAAACCTAATGAAAATGCCGCTGTCTAGCCATTATTCCTATCCTACGACTGAAAACAAAATCGAGTCTGGTAGAGATTTCACCCCATTCTCCACACCTCGCACTAAGATCAGACAGGATCTCTAATGAGTTTGAAGACGATGACGACCTCAGATTTGCCTCACGGTACGGAGTCGCACTCTCATCATCACGATCATGAGCCGCATGATCATGTCCATAGCGAAGAATCGATTCGGAAGGTGGTCAATCGTCTTTCTCGAATTGAAGGACATGTGCGGGGTATTAAAGCGATGGTAGAAAGCGATCGACCTTGCCCAGATGTTTTAGTCCAAGTTGCCGCAGTCCGCGGGGCACTCGATCGAGTAGCTCGTTTGATTTTAGACGAGCACTTATCTCAATGTGTGGCGCGTGCGGCTCAAGAAGGCAATATTGAAGCGGAAATTGAAGAACTGAAAACCGCCCTCGATCGTTTTCTAACTTGACGGTGTCCATATCGGAACAACTAGAAATTTCAATCACTCAGCGATCGCTCTTGGGTAGTCCGCTGTACAAGGGTTTTTAGATGTCGCAATTTCTCAGCGACCTTGATAATCTCTATCTCTTTAGAAGATTTCTTGATTACCCTTTCTGATACATATTAATCTCTCCAATATCGACAGTATTTGAAAGTGTGAGAATCCATTCAATTGTAGAAATGACATCTGCCAGTGAAATTGGAACTTGTGTTGTAAATCTACCCTCTTCAATATCTGCTATGACTTCTTCAGTTGCGATATTGCCTGGGTTAATGACCGTAATCCCAATCTTGTAATCACAGAGAGCAAGTTTCAATGCCTGGGCTGCTCCCCTTAACCCAAATTTAGATGCTGTATTTGCGACCTCGATCGTTGGAGAGTGATCCAATCCTGAGAGTGCGCCAATAAATATGGCTCTTGGGTTGTCAGACTGGGCAAGATTTTTAGCAAGCTGCTTGGTCAGTTCAATCGGCGCAATTGTATTGACAGCTATCACAAAGCGAGTTTCTTGATCAGAGCTTGTCATAAAGTCATATTGATCGGTAAATGCGCCGTTTTCCCAAACTCCTCCCATAAACAAGAGGGCATCGATTGTTGAGTCACCAATGCGACTGACAATGGATTGGATTCCTTCTGGAGTGGAAATATCTGCTTGAATCCACTTTCCTGCTATCGGCTGACTTCTGGAAATCGAGAACACAGAATCACCTTTTTGGGCAAAGTGCTGTGCGACAGCCGCTCCAATCCCCCGACTCGCTCCGACTACAACAATTTCTCTTTTCTCAGATTCCATATCCAACTCTTGAAACATGCGCTTTCTGAAATCTAACAAATGATTGCGGAGTATCGTGGAACCTTGGAATCTTTCACTCCGTTTCGCAAAAGAACGGAGCGAAAGATCAAACATAGAGGCTTAAGCAACTGAAGCAAAGAGCGCTTCAAACGATTGCTCAGGGGCTTCTGGTTTTGCCACGATTTCTACAATTTTGTTGCGAGCACTGGGCTGAAAGGCAGACTCGATGCAAACTTGTGCAACTTTGGTGCGGGGAATGCTGCCTTCGCTGAGGGTATCTGCCGAGGACATGATAATGCGATCTTGATTGTCTTCGTTCTTTAAGCCCCCCGGACGCACGATCGTGTAAGTGAGTCCGCTCTTTTGTAGATATTCTTCTGCCTGTTTCTTCCAGACCAGAATTAACCAGAACAAGTTTAATGGGTGAAAAAACTGTGAGGTACACAGTGAGGAAACGAATACAAAATGCTCAATTCCTTTCGCTTTCGCAGCATCGACGAGATTCTTTGTGCCTTCTAAATCGACTTTATAGGGTTGGGTGGGATCGAAGCTCGGTTTCGCTCCCGTTGCGCAGAACAACACGGTGGAGTCTGCGATCGCGCCGACTAAGTCTGCTTTATTCAAGACATCCCCTTTCACGAGTTCAACCCCGGTGGGTAAAATCGATCGTGCTTTTTCGGGATCGCGCACGAGCGCGCGCACAGGAATTCCGCGATCGACGAGTTGTTGAACAATCCTACGTCCCGTTTCACCCGTCGCCCCTGCTACAAATGCTTTCATAGAATTTACCAAATCACTGTCTATCAATATTTTGCTGACCCTTTCTAATCTACATCGTGCAGAAGTGTGATCAATGCCAGCTCGATCCGCGATTTTTTTGGCTTACCCTTCCCAAACCCTCGTACACGGAGTAGGATATGTAAGGCACATCCTTAACTTTTGTAAAGATAGAAATAGATGGCTGTACTCATCTGAAATCCGCATGGATTTTACTGATTTTCAGGAGAAGCCCCGACTGAAAGTGGAGCCTATCAGTATCCTTTGGGGAACCTTGACGTAGAACCACGGCAAACGGAAGAGAGAGTGAATGCAATCGCAACCGACCGATCCCTCAGACTTCGCGAATCCCAATTTCGCCCGCCCCACCGATGCTGCGGGTGGAAATGTGACTCCTGCTCACACGGATGCTCTGATTAATGAGCCAACGGTGTTTTCGAGCCAGTTTGTGGACTGCATGGAGATGAATGCTGATGCGCGAACGGTAGCAGCCTATCTGGATGTGCATCAAGAATGGTTTCGACGCTGCGCGCATCCGATGCAGGTTGAATCGATCGGGCAAAATAGCTATGCGCTGATTATTGGTCATTTTGGGGCGTTTGGGTACGATGTGGAGCCGCGAGTTGGCTTGGATCTGTTGCCACAGCAAGAAGGGATTTATCGGATTGAAACAGTTCCAGTTCCAGACGATACTTATCTGGGCTATGAAGTAGATTTTCAAGCGGCATTGAATCTGGTGGAGCATTCAAGCCCTAGTGATCCCAACTTGAAAATGACTCAGGTGCAGTGGCAGCTTGATTTAAGTGTTGCGATTCAGTTTCCGCGCTTTATTCATGCGTTGCCGGATGCGTTGATTAAAAGTACGGGAGAGCGGATTCTCAAACAGGTTGTTCGTCAGGTTTCGCGTCGTCTAACGCATAAAGTTCAAGAAGATTTTCATTCGTCTCGAAATTTGACGGTTCCAAAGCGTGTACGTAAGCGGTTTTTGTAAGCGATCGCAGTTCAACTGATTTTGACAGACTCAAGTGCAAAATCCCTCGCGTTTGATGTGCGAGGGATTTTTTTAATTGGTTGGCTAAAGTACAAGGCAGCGTCCAATCATTCGCTAGAAATTACTAGGAAGTTGGGATTGCTTCTCTCGCGACCATCTGGGGCTGCACAGGATCTGAATTGCCATTTAGAGTTACAACCGGGGTCATGACCTGAACTGCATTTCGAGCCTCAATGAGCTTGATCGCTCTCGTGACACTTTCCGGCAAGATCACCACTAAACTGCCAGGAGTTGCACTTTCTAGCGCCGCCTCGATCGCTTGAGTTTCATCGAGAATGACTTCATATCGAGCATCCGGTTTCGTCGCTTTTACGCCTTGCACAATGAATTCAGCGGTATTGCCACGCTCGCGTCCGCGATTGTCGTCATCTTCTTTAATGATCATGCGATCGAATAAGTCTGCGGAGAGTGTGCCTAACTCGACAAAATCTTCATCGCGTCGATCTCCCGGTGCGCCGATTACTCCAATGCGATCGCCATCCGTCCAATTCTGAACAAAGCCACCTAATGCCTTGTAGCTATGCGGATTGTGGGCATAGTCGATCAACACATGGAAATGACCCAAGTTGAAGAGATTCATCCGCCCTGGTGTTTGCTTGGTTGAAGCTTGGAATGTCATCAAGGCTGCTCGAATTTCTTCAATCCGAACGCCTTGAGCAAATGCTGCCAAACTTGCAGCCAAAGCATTCGCAATCATGAATGGCGCGCGTCCACCGAGAGTCAAAGGAACATTGATCGCTTGTTCAATTCTCAGCGTCCAATCGCCTTTCAAGATCGAGAGATAGCCATTTTCATATACGGCTGCGAGTCCACCTCGTTGGGTATGCGATCGAATTAATTCATTCTCTGCATTCATCGAGAAGTAAGCAATCTGAGCCGAAACGCGACTTGCCATTGCTGAAACTAACGGATCATCCGCATTCAAGACGACATAGCCTTTGGGCAGTGCAGCTTCCGCGACGACGCTTTTGACTCGTGCCATTTCGTCGATCGTATTAATATCCCCAAGTCCCAGGTGATCGGCGGCGACATTCAAAACCACACCGACATCACAAGCATTGAAGGCTAAACCCGATCGCAAAATTCCACCTCTGGCACTTTCAAGTACGGCGACTTCCACGGTGGGATCTTGCAGGATTAACTGTGCGCTTTGAGGCCCGGTATTATCGCCAGGTTCAACGAGGTAGTCCCCAATATAAGTGCCATCGGTTGTGGTGTAACCTACGACTTGCTTCGTCTGTTTAAACAGATGAGCAATTAAGCGCGTTGTGGTTGTTTTTCCGTTTGTTCCAGTAATCGCAATGATTGGGATGCGACCATTGGAATGATTCGGAAACAGCATATCGATCACGGGTTCAGCAACATTGCGCGGAATCCCTTCACTCGGACAAACGTGCATCCGAAACCCAGGAGCCGCATTGACTTCAACAATCACACCATCGACTTCGCGCAACGGCTTTGAGATATCCTCAGTGACGATATCAATTCCCGCAATATCTAAGCCGATAATTTTTACGACGCGCTCAGCTAACCAGAGATTTTCAGGATGAATATCATCGGTACGATCGATAGCAATGCCGCCAGTACTGAGGTTCGCAGTTGCTCTCAGATAGCACATCTCGCCTGCTGGTAGTACCGTTTCCAAGTTGTAGCCTTTTTGTTCTAACAATTCCCAAGACGTGCGATCGACTTCGATCTTTGTCAGGACATTATCGTGACCTGTACCACGTCGCGGATCTCGATTCGTTTCATCAATTAATTGTTGAATCGTCGAGCGACCATCTCCTACTACATGTGCAGGAACTCTTTCAGCTACAGCAACAACTTTCCCATTGACGACTAAAACTCGGTGATCGCGACCCTGATAGAACCGTTCAATGATGACCGACTTAGAAACATCTTTGGCTGCATCGTAAGCAGCTTCGGCTTGTTCCCAGGTTGTAATGTTAATCGTAATGCCTCGACCATGATTGCCATTCAGCGGCTTAATCACGATCGGATATCCACCGACATCCGCGATCGCATCTTCTAATTCGTCTAAATAGCTAATAACAGTGCCACGCGGAACTGGAACTCCAGACGCTCGCAGCATTTGTTTCGTTCCTTCTTTATCCGAGGCAAGCTCAACTCCAAGAATGCCAGTCCGATTGCTCAACGTCGCTTGAATGCGCTTCTGATGTACGCCAAAGCCCAGTTGAATCATGGCGCGCGCACCGAGTTCTGCCCAAGGAATATTGCGGGTTTCGGCTTCTTTGACGATTGTTTCGGTACTCGGTCCTAAACTGCACTCTGCGGCAATTTCGCGCAGGTCGTTGAGATCTTTTTCAAGTTCTTCTTTTGGATATCGTCCGGTTTCAACCAGGGTTTGGCAAATTCGGACGGCAGCCCTCGCTGCATAGCGTCCGGCGCGTTCGTGAATATATTCGATCGCAACTTGGTACACGCCCGGTTCGGCGGTTTCGCGAGTTCTTCCAAACCCAACCAGCATTCCGGTTAATTCTTGAAGCTCTAGCGCCACATGCTCAATGATATGTCCCATCATTGTGCCTTCCCGAACGCGAGCTAAAAAGCCACCTCGGCAGCCCGGAGAACAGAAATGTTCGACAAGTGAAGGAAGCAACTCGACCAGACCTTCGTAGAACCCAGGAATTAAGTTAGAAGGTGTTTCTGCCAGATCTTCGAGATCTAGACGCATTAAAACAACTTTATGGCGGCGAATACTCCAATAGTTGGGTCCACGTAACGTCTGAACTTTGAGTATCTTCATAGGGGTCTATTCAGGGATACAGGCTGGCGTTTAGTTAGTTGGCAATCGAGATCTGAACCAGATTACCTGCAAAAGCAGTTATCTAGTTTCAGATGCAATCTGAGCAGGGAAGTGTTCATGATAAACAGTTTGTGTAAAGAACTGTTGCCGCCAAAAGTCGGGAATTCAAGCAATTCTGTAACATCGTGCAACCTGATCTCATCGAAACGCTACCAGATCTCCTCGAATCTACAAGTTAAGAAAATCTGATTTCTTCAATCTCAGGGGCGATCCCAGAATGGCTTTCTCCGCGATTCCCGCAAGAGCATGGTGCGCCGCCGCAAGTCAAATCGACAACCCGCACTGAGAACATGCAAGCGCAAATTTCCCATACAAATCGGGTCGGTTTTGTTGATTTCGGCTTGATTGGTGTAGTTCATTTCGCTGGGGTCAAGGATGGTGACAGCTCCTTTGCCTAGGACTTGTAAAATGCCGTCTCCTTCAAATAATGCACAGGTGTCTTCATCAATTCCAATTCCTAATCGGTCGGGATGGGCAACGATCGCGCTCATTAATCTCGCCATGCGATTGCGATTATGAAAATGTTGATCGACTAAGACTTCTGGAATGATGCCAAGTCCGAGGGTCATATCGACTAAAGAATGATTGGGAGATTCGCCACTGCCGCCGCCAGCAATCATGTGATGTCCCATGACGGCGGCACCAGCGCTGGTTCCTGCGAGGGTAATTTCGCCGGATTGGGCGCGCGATCGCACAATATCCATCACAGGCGTATCTGATAACAATCCACACAGGCGTAATTGATCGCCTCCGGTCAGGAAAACAGCGCTACATTCGCTGACATACTCTTGCATCTCGGGTGCGTCACATTGCGCCCGATCAAGAATGTTCAGTACCTTGATTTCCTGAGCGCCCATATCGGAGAAGATAGTGTAATAGCGATCGCCAATCACTAGGGGTTCACGGGAAGCGGAGGGAATAATCGCGATGCGGGCATCACTTCCTCCTGCCCGAAAGAAAAAGTTTTGCAGGATTTCGCGTCCATGAATTTTATCTTCTGCGCCGCCAATTACCATAATGGCGGTATTGAGAGACTGAGGCATCTGCGGTTCAAACGATTGCAAGACTGACTCTAGCATGAAGGGATGAGGGATGATATGTGAAGGGTGAACAGGGAAATCGAAATTCGCATCGCGCTGGCGCGGGAGTTGTATCGTCTAACGCTATAAATTTAATTTTTGATTTCTTATGACTCTCCATCATGCCAAACTATTAATTTTTTGTTAACAGTTCTTCGTTCTTATTTATCAACATGCGCTTCGATATTGTCACGTTGTTTCCAGATTTTTTTGCGTCGCCGCTGCAATCTGGATTACTGGGGAAAGCTTTGGCGAAACAAATCGCGGAGGTACATCTGACTAATCCGCGAGATTTTGCGATCGATAAACATCGCCGAGTCGATGATGAGCCTTACGGGGGCGGGGTCGGCATGTTGATGAAGCCAGAGCCAATTTTCGCAGCGGTCGAATCTTTACCCGTACTGCCCCGCCGCGAGGTAGTATTTGTGACACCGCAAGGTGAGCCGATGCGACAAGATTTGCTCAAGGAATTTTCGGCGAATTTTGATCAGATTGTCATCATTTGCGGACATTATGAAGGGATAGACGAGCGGGTGCTGAATTTGGTGACGCGCGAGGTCTCGTTAGGAGATTTTGTGTTGACGTGTGGAGAGATTCCGGCTTTAGCGCTTTTAAACGGCACAATTCGGCTGTTACCGGGTGCGATTGGCAAGGAAGAGTCGCTGAAATTGGAAAGTTTTGAAACAGGATTGCTCGATTATCCGCAATACACCCGTCCGCCCGTGTTTCGAGAATGGGAAGTTCCGACTGTTTTGCGATCGGGCAACCATGCTGAAATCGATCGCTGGCGGACGCAGCAACAGATCGAACGCACTCGAACTCGTCGCCCGGATTTATATCAAGAGTGGCTGGAGCAGACGGGGCAATTTAAACCTGATGAAGTAAATCACGAACCATGTTGACGAAAAAATTCCGCTTACTCTGTGCCACGATCGCGAGTTCTGCTGTTTTGAACTCGATACACGTGCCGATGCCGTTTCGATCTTCAGAATTGCTGCTTGATTCTGCGGCATATGCGAAACGCAGTGGTGGTCGCAGCAGTGGCGGATCGTTTAATCGCAGTAGTGGGTCTTCTCGCTCTTCTGGCAGTTCGACTCCGGGTGGCTCAAGCTCTGGAAGTTCAAGTTCTGGACGCTCAAATTCTGGGGGATATCAGGGGGGTGGCTATTATGGGGGCGGCTATTATGGGGGCGGCTATAGCAGCGGGTATTCCAGTGGCGCGAGCATCGTGTTATGGATTGTGGCGTTAATTCTCGTCGGTGGTGCTGGATTTTTCGTGTGGTACTTGCTGAAGAGTGCGAAAAAGAGCAAGGGCAATGAGCTTGACAATGATATTGTGACGGTTTCCATGATTCAGGTGGGATTGCTGGCGGAAGGTCGAGCGATTCAGAAGGAATTGACGGAGATTGTGGAGCAGGGTGAAACGGATTCGATCGAAGGGCTGCACGCGCAACTGCAAGAGGCAGTTTTGGCGTT is part of the Leptolyngbya boryana PCC 6306 genome and harbors:
- the moeB gene encoding molybdopterin-synthase adenylyltransferase MoeB, with the protein product MLNPNLDEIQLTQDDIARYSRHLILPEVGVDGQKRLKAASVLCIGTGGLGSPLLLYLAAAGIGRIGIVDFDVVDHSNLQRQVIHGTSWVGKPKIESAKNRIHEINPFCQVDLYETRLSSENALDIVAPYDIVVDGTDNFPTRYLVNDACVLLNKPNVYGSIFRFEGQATVFNYEGGPNYRDLYPEPPPPGLVPSCAEGGVLGILPGIIGVIQATETVKIILGTGETLSGRLMLYNALDMKFRELKLRPNPVRPVIEKLIDYEMFCGIPQAKAAEEQEKANMQEVTVQELKQLIDSGAIGSEYVLLDVRNPNEYDIAKIPGSVLIPLPDIENGDGVAKVKELLNGHKLIAHCKMGGRSAKALGILKSSGIDGINVKGGITAWSKEIDSSVPEY
- a CDS encoding NAD(P)H-binding protein — protein: MKAFVAGATGETGRRIVQQLVDRGIPVRALVRDPEKARSILPTGVELVKGDVLNKADLVGAIADSTVLFCATGAKPSFDPTQPYKVDLEGTKNLVDAAKAKGIEHFVFVSSLCTSQFFHPLNLFWLILVWKKQAEEYLQKSGLTYTIVRPGGLKNEDNQDRIIMSSADTLSEGSIPRTKVAQVCIESAFQPSARNKIVEIVAKPEAPEQSFEALFASVA
- a CDS encoding M67 family metallopeptidase codes for the protein MPVILRLNAQHIMSIRAHAERTYPEECCGLLLGKSDPTGKTVMEVKATKNGWNDDQNDLTKMRRYEIAPAEMLAVMQEARSHNLEIIGIYHSHPNHPAIPSECDRAAAWSQYSYAIVSVLNGTSADLQSWSLDDRQVFQPESLLITP
- the argF gene encoding ornithine carbamoyltransferase, whose translation is MGSLKGRDLLKLSDLSPDEVMELLEIAAQLKSGKLNPRITVNGHPPVLGLLFYKASTRTRVSFSTAMYHLGGQVLDLPLNATQVSRGEPIEDTARVLDRYLDILAIRTFEQSDLDTFAQEMQIPVINALTDLEHPCQVLADLQTIQETFSTLSGLTLTYVGDGNNVAHSLMLGCALVGMNVRIATPIDYRPLPEIVQLTEKIANGKSEVLLTDDPIAAAKDSHVLYTDVWASMGQEDLAESRIPIFQPYQVNSELMSYADKDAIVLHCLPAHRGEEITEDVIEGSQSKVWDQAENRMHAQKALMASLLGAV
- a CDS encoding SDR family NAD(P)-dependent oxidoreductase; translated protein: MFQELDMESEKREIVVVGASRGIGAAVAQHFAQKGDSVFSISRSQPIAGKWIQADISTPEGIQSIVSRIGDSTIDALLFMGGVWENGAFTDQYDFMTSSDQETRFVIAVNTIAPIELTKQLAKNLAQSDNPRAIFIGALSGLDHSPTIEVANTASKFGLRGAAQALKLALCDYKIGITVINPGNIATEEVIADIEEGRFTTQVPISLADVISTIEWILTLSNTVDIGEINMYQKG
- a CDS encoding HHL1-like protein, encoding MTSSPGFGKKVHKEKKQTTGTAKRAQASKQFDDFKSKGLPEYEIYLRVQGKKKLQWFPIGAIAVKRSSQISAAIYANEEELLKGAFRLFPGLRKERESLEYGYRLKEFKDEEIQLAVRPTPGVPGVLQGAIASVGEKIGGLFSKAK
- a CDS encoding HhoA/HhoB/HtrA family serine endopeptidase, which translates into the protein MQRAQLSNQLRRIQIAIVTLALMFGFTLSLPQSVKAETIEAAQPAPRAITRGSFVAEAVQKVGKAVVRIDTEKTVTRRADPMLDDPMFRRFFGEDFAPRSETLRGQGSGFVIEKSGIILTNSHVVNGADKVTVTLKDGRVFEGKVRGFDEVTDLAVVKVEGKDLPTAPLADSDQVQVGDWAIAVGNPLGLDNTVTLGIVSTLHRSSAQIGLSDKRLDFLQTDAAINPGNSGGPLLNDRGEVIGINTAIRPDAMGIGFAIPINKAKSVKDALAKGEKIPHPYIGVQMTTLTPEIARQNNTDPNSPFEVPEVNGVIVVRVVPNSPAAAAGFRRGDVVTEIDGQAISKAEQLQALVENVKPGQTLKVQVQRGKQMQQLLVKPAELQDVG
- a CDS encoding metal-sensing transcriptional repressor; the protein is MTTSDLPHGTESHSHHHDHEPHDHVHSEESIRKVVNRLSRIEGHVRGIKAMVESDRPCPDVLVQVAAVRGALDRVARLILDEHLSQCVARAAQEGNIEAEIEELKTALDRFLT
- a CDS encoding DUF1997 domain-containing protein produces the protein MQSQPTDPSDFANPNFARPTDAAGGNVTPAHTDALINEPTVFSSQFVDCMEMNADARTVAAYLDVHQEWFRRCAHPMQVESIGQNSYALIIGHFGAFGYDVEPRVGLDLLPQQEGIYRIETVPVPDDTYLGYEVDFQAALNLVEHSSPSDPNLKMTQVQWQLDLSVAIQFPRFIHALPDALIKSTGERILKQVVRQVSRRLTHKVQEDFHSSRNLTVPKRVRKRFL